The Chitinophagales bacterium sequence AAAACTGAGAGATGATGTGTTTGACAATAAAAAAGGGGAATCTGAATCCCTGGCAGGATTAATTCTGGAAATTGCCGGTCGTATTCCAAAAGCAGGGGAAAGCATTCACTCAGACACTTTTAAATTTACAGTACTATCTGTACAAAACAACCGAATAGAACGGGTTAAAATCACATTACACAGTGAACCAAAATAACGCAATACTAGTAATTACAGCCTTTTTTTTAGCATTAAGCGCATGCCAGGAAACTTCCTACACCCCCAAACCCAAAGGCTATTTTAAAATAGATTTGCCCGAAAAAAAATACCGTTTGTTCAATCCTTCGGACTGTCCTTTTCAATTTGAAGTGCCGCATTACAGTAAAGTTGTTCGCGACACTACTTTTTTTAATGAGGCCACTGCCTATCCCTGCTGGATGAATATTGATTTTAAATCTCAGGGCGGGAAAATCCACTTAAGCTACCGGCCAGTGGACAATAGAGATACCCTGCGCAAACTGATCGATGATTCGCACAAACTCACTTTTAAGCACAGCATTAAAGCCGATTATATTGACGAAATGCAAATTCATAACAAAAGGAATAATGTCAGCGGGATTTTGTACCAGGTGGGAGGAAATGCGGCCTCAAATATTCAGTTTTATGTCAGCGATGATAGTGCCCATTTTATAAGGGGTGCTTTGTACTTCCCGGTAGAACCCAATGAAGATTCACTTGCACCTGTCATTGATTTTATCAAAGCCGATATTCTGCATATGCTGGAAAGTATGAAGTGGAAAGAGTGAATGTTTTTTTATTATCTTTAGTTTAACCGCACAATGCATTTGCAATATGGAAAAAGTTACCATTCATATTTTCAATAACAAAGCCTACAGATTTCTTAAAAGTCTGGAAGAACTGCAACTGATCAAGATAATCAAAGGCAAAAAGGGCACTGACAAAACCAAATTATCCGATAAATACAGAGGTATAATTAGTAAAGAAGAAGGTGAAAAACTTAATCAACACATTGACCAAATGCGCAAAGAATGGGACAATACATGATTGATACCAATGTGGTTTCTGATTATTTCTCTTTCACCCTGCCTGATTCCGGCATGAAGTTTATGGATAAGGTTGTTGACGAAGTTCCAAAACTGTCTATCATATCACAAATTGAGCTGCTTTGTTGGAAAACTGAAAAATCCACAACACAAAAAGTTAAAAGCTTTATTGCTGATAGTTTGATTTTGGACATATCGCAGGGTGTTATCAATCATTGCGTTGAAATTCGAAAAAATAGAAAAATCAAAACACCAGATGCTATTATTGCCGGAACTGCCTTAGACAAAAGCTTTATCTTGCTTACAAGAAACACAAAAGACTTTCAAGGCATACCGGGTTTAGATGTATTAAACCCACATGAATTATAAATCAAATACCAAAACTGAGGCGCATTTGCCAAAAGGTATAGAGCAAAGCGAACGTCTGCCTTCGCTAAGTAGGTGGAAGGAATAATTCTAAGTTTGTAACTTCATAGATTATTATCCTCAATAGGAAAACCTGCTTTTTGAATTCCAAATTAAAAACACCCGTAGAATACCTGAAAGGAGTAGGCCCGCAGCGGGCTGAACTGCTCAATAAGGAGCTCGGTATTTTCACTTTTAAAGACCTGTTGGACCACTTTCCCTTTCGCTTTGTAGATCGCTCTAAAATCTATACAATAGCCGAAGCCCCTGTAAATGAAGCGGCCATTCAGCTAAAAGGATATATCCGTAATGTCAGAACGATTCCGC is a genomic window containing:
- the gldD gene encoding gliding motility lipoprotein GldD, with amino-acid sequence MNQNNAILVITAFFLALSACQETSYTPKPKGYFKIDLPEKKYRLFNPSDCPFQFEVPHYSKVVRDTTFFNEATAYPCWMNIDFKSQGGKIHLSYRPVDNRDTLRKLIDDSHKLTFKHSIKADYIDEMQIHNKRNNVSGILYQVGGNAASNIQFYVSDDSAHFIRGALYFPVEPNEDSLAPVIDFIKADILHMLESMKWKE
- a CDS encoding type II toxin-antitoxin system VapC family toxin codes for the protein MIDTNVVSDYFSFTLPDSGMKFMDKVVDEVPKLSIISQIELLCWKTEKSTTQKVKSFIADSLILDISQGVINHCVEIRKNRKIKTPDAIIAGTALDKSFILLTRNTKDFQGIPGLDVLNPHEL